Proteins encoded together in one Mycolicibacter minnesotensis window:
- a CDS encoding thiolase family protein codes for MAEAVIVEAVRAPVGKRNGGLSGVHPAELSAQVLNGLVTRAGVDPALVDDVIWGCVMQAGEQALDIGRTAVLSAGWPESVPAVTVDRQCGSSQQSVHFAAAGVVAGHYDVVVAGGVESMSRTPMGSSLANGGRPYGDSFKARYSQTPNQGIGAEMMATQWGLSRTALDEFALASHEKAGNAQDAGAFKDEIVSITDSEGNVVSEDEGIRRGTTLEKMAQLKPAFKEDGVIHAGNSSQISDGSAALLFMSAEKAKELGLTPLARVHTASLAGSDPVMMLSGPIPATQKALKRSGLSVDDIGVFEVNEAFAPVPMAWLAEIGADPARLNPNGGAIALGHPLGGSGARIMTTMLYHMRANGIRYGLQTMCEGGGQANATILELL; via the coding sequence ATGGCTGAAGCCGTCATCGTCGAAGCGGTGCGCGCGCCTGTCGGCAAGCGCAACGGCGGACTGTCCGGGGTGCACCCGGCCGAGCTGTCTGCCCAGGTGCTCAACGGTCTGGTCACCCGGGCCGGTGTGGACCCGGCGCTGGTCGACGACGTGATCTGGGGCTGTGTGATGCAGGCCGGTGAGCAGGCTCTCGACATCGGCCGTACCGCCGTGCTGAGCGCGGGCTGGCCCGAGAGCGTCCCCGCGGTGACGGTGGACCGCCAGTGCGGTTCCAGCCAGCAGTCGGTGCACTTCGCCGCGGCCGGTGTGGTGGCCGGACACTACGACGTCGTCGTCGCCGGTGGCGTCGAGTCGATGTCGCGCACTCCGATGGGTTCGTCGCTGGCCAACGGCGGCCGGCCGTACGGCGACTCCTTCAAGGCGCGCTACAGCCAGACGCCGAACCAGGGCATCGGCGCCGAGATGATGGCCACCCAGTGGGGCCTGAGCCGCACCGCGCTCGACGAGTTCGCGCTGGCGTCGCACGAAAAGGCCGGCAACGCCCAAGACGCCGGTGCCTTCAAGGACGAGATCGTCTCGATCACCGACTCCGAGGGCAATGTCGTCAGCGAAGACGAGGGCATTCGCCGCGGCACCACCCTGGAGAAGATGGCCCAGCTCAAGCCGGCTTTCAAAGAGGACGGCGTGATCCACGCCGGCAACTCCAGCCAGATCTCGGATGGCTCGGCCGCGTTGCTGTTCATGTCGGCGGAAAAAGCCAAGGAACTGGGACTGACCCCGCTGGCGCGGGTGCACACCGCGTCACTGGCCGGGTCTGACCCGGTGATGATGCTGTCCGGGCCCATCCCGGCCACCCAGAAGGCGCTGAAGCGCTCGGGGCTCAGTGTCGACGACATCGGGGTGTTCGAGGTCAACGAGGCCTTTGCTCCGGTGCCCATGGCGTGGCTCGCCGAGATCGGTGCTGACCCCGCCAGGCTCAACCCCAACGGTGGAGCCATCGCACTGGGCCACCCGCTCGGCGGATCCGGCGCCCGGATCATGACCACCATGCTTTACCACATGCGCGCCAACGGAATTCGTTACGGACTGCAGACCATGTGTGAGGGTGGCGGCCAGGCCAACGCGACCATTCTGGAGCTGTTGTGA
- the metE gene encoding 5-methyltetrahydropteroyltriglutamate--homocysteine S-methyltransferase, translating to MTAQPFTATVLGTPRIGPRRELKRATESYWAGRIGQDELKKVAAGLRRDTWAQLAAAGLDSVPVNTFSYYDQMLDTAVLLGALPARVAGVSDELDRYFAAARGNADIAPLEMTKWFDTNYHYIVPEIGPDTTFALNPAKVLSELTEAKEQGVNARPVIIGPVTFLLLSKAVDGAAAPIERLDELTDVYAELLGQLAQAGAQWVQIDEPVLVTDISADAPALAEQVYNRLGALTKRPAIFVATYFGDPGEGLAALARTPVEAIGVDLVYGPDTKIASVPELASKTLVAGVVDGRNIWRTDLQAALAKLASLLGSAEAVAVSTSCSTLHVPYSLEPETGLDDALRSWLAFGAEKVAEVATLARALRDGRDAVAQEIAASNAAVASRESDPRLNNAELRAQIAEIRSAGVQRGSAQARRAAQDERLHLPPLPTTTIGSFPQTVEIRKARAALVAGEIDDAEYTNRMKSEVAAVIKLQEDLGLDVLVHGEPERNDMVQYFAEQLEGFFATSNGWVQSYGSRCVRPPVLFGDVTRPNPMTVDWATYAQSLTDKPVKGMLTGPVTILAWSFVRDDQPLADTAYQVALAIREETVDLEAAGIAVIQVDEPALRELLPVRDADKAAYLDWAVGSFRMSTSGVSDATQIHTHLCYSEFGEVIGAIADLDADVTSIEAARSHMEVLDDLNAIGFSNGVGPGVYDIHSPRVPSTEEMAASLREALGAVPAQRLWVNPDCGLKTRKPDEVNASLANLVAAAKDARTGL from the coding sequence GTGACCGCTCAACCCTTTACCGCCACCGTTCTCGGCACACCGCGCATCGGACCTCGCCGCGAACTCAAGCGAGCCACCGAGAGTTACTGGGCCGGCCGGATCGGCCAGGACGAACTGAAAAAGGTGGCCGCCGGCCTGCGCCGCGACACCTGGGCGCAACTGGCCGCCGCCGGACTGGACTCAGTGCCGGTGAACACCTTCTCCTACTACGACCAGATGCTCGACACCGCGGTGCTGCTGGGCGCTCTGCCCGCCCGCGTGGCCGGTGTCTCCGACGAGCTGGACCGCTACTTCGCCGCGGCCCGGGGCAATGCCGACATCGCCCCGCTGGAGATGACGAAGTGGTTCGACACCAACTACCACTACATCGTTCCCGAGATCGGTCCCGACACCACGTTCGCCCTGAACCCGGCCAAGGTGCTCTCCGAGCTCACCGAAGCCAAGGAACAAGGCGTCAACGCGCGGCCGGTAATCATCGGACCGGTCACCTTCCTGCTGCTGAGCAAGGCCGTTGACGGCGCCGCGGCGCCCATCGAGCGGCTCGACGAGCTGACCGACGTCTACGCCGAACTGCTGGGCCAGCTGGCGCAGGCCGGCGCGCAGTGGGTCCAGATCGACGAACCGGTGCTGGTCACCGACATCTCCGCCGACGCCCCCGCGCTGGCCGAGCAGGTCTACAACCGTCTGGGCGCACTGACCAAGCGGCCGGCGATCTTCGTGGCCACGTACTTCGGTGACCCCGGCGAAGGATTGGCGGCGCTGGCTCGTACCCCGGTCGAGGCCATCGGCGTTGACCTGGTCTACGGCCCCGACACCAAGATCGCGTCGGTGCCGGAGTTGGCCTCCAAGACCTTGGTCGCCGGTGTGGTCGACGGCCGCAACATCTGGCGTACCGACCTGCAGGCCGCACTGGCCAAGCTGGCGAGCCTGCTGGGTTCAGCCGAGGCGGTGGCTGTTTCTACGTCGTGCTCGACACTGCACGTGCCCTACTCGCTGGAGCCCGAGACCGGTCTGGACGACGCACTGCGCAGCTGGCTGGCGTTCGGCGCCGAGAAGGTGGCCGAAGTCGCCACCCTGGCACGCGCCCTGCGTGACGGGCGGGACGCCGTGGCGCAGGAGATCGCCGCGTCCAACGCCGCGGTGGCCTCCCGCGAGTCCGACCCGCGCCTGAACAACGCTGAGCTGCGCGCGCAGATCGCCGAGATCCGGTCGGCCGGCGTCCAGCGCGGTTCGGCGCAGGCCCGCCGCGCCGCCCAGGACGAGCGGCTACACCTGCCGCCACTACCGACCACCACCATCGGCTCGTTCCCGCAGACCGTGGAGATCCGCAAGGCCCGCGCCGCGCTGGTGGCCGGGGAGATCGACGACGCCGAGTACACCAACCGGATGAAGTCCGAAGTCGCCGCCGTCATCAAGCTGCAGGAAGACCTCGGCCTCGACGTGCTGGTGCACGGCGAGCCCGAGCGCAACGACATGGTGCAGTACTTCGCCGAGCAGCTGGAGGGCTTCTTCGCCACCAGCAACGGCTGGGTGCAGTCCTACGGCAGCCGCTGCGTGCGTCCGCCGGTGCTGTTCGGTGACGTCACGCGGCCCAACCCCATGACCGTCGACTGGGCCACCTACGCCCAGTCGCTGACCGACAAGCCGGTCAAGGGCATGCTCACCGGGCCGGTCACCATCCTGGCCTGGTCGTTCGTCCGTGACGACCAGCCGCTTGCCGACACCGCCTATCAGGTGGCGCTGGCGATTCGCGAAGAGACCGTGGACCTGGAGGCGGCCGGTATCGCGGTGATCCAGGTCGACGAGCCGGCTCTGCGCGAGCTGCTGCCGGTGCGCGACGCCGACAAGGCGGCGTACCTGGATTGGGCGGTGGGTTCGTTCCGGATGTCGACCTCGGGGGTGTCCGACGCGACGCAGATTCACACCCACCTGTGCTACTCGGAGTTCGGCGAGGTGATCGGCGCGATCGCTGATCTGGATGCCGATGTCACCTCGATCGAGGCGGCCCGTTCGCACATGGAGGTGCTCGACGACCTCAACGCGATCGGCTTCTCCAACGGAGTCGGCCCGGGTGTCTACGACATCCACTCGCCGCGGGTGCCCAGCACCGAGGAGATGGCGGCGTCGCTGCGTGAGGCACTGGGTGCCGTTCCGGCGCAGCGCCTCTGGGTCAACCCGGACTGCGGCCTGAAGACCCGTAAGCCCGACGAGGTGAACGCGTCGTTGGCCAACCTGGTTGCCGCCGCCAAGGACGCCCGCACCGGCCTGTGA
- a CDS encoding SDR family oxidoreductase, translated as MARIVIIGGHGKIALLLAPLLTQSRHQVSSVFRNPDHAPQVAATGAVPVVADIEQLDTGGLSRLLADHDAVVFSAGAGGGNPARTYAVDRDAAMRTVDAAAQSGVRRFVMVSYFGAGPDHGVPEGDSFYPYAQAKAAADAHLRATDLDWTVLGPSRLTAEPATGRIAVGPDTGKAQVSRGNVALAIAACLADDATIGRTIEFNDGPTPIPEALAGGPAE; from the coding sequence ATGGCACGCATCGTGATCATCGGCGGCCACGGCAAAATCGCCCTGCTGCTCGCCCCGCTTCTGACTCAATCCCGCCACCAGGTCAGTTCGGTGTTCCGCAATCCCGACCACGCGCCGCAGGTGGCGGCCACCGGCGCGGTCCCTGTGGTGGCCGACATCGAGCAACTCGACACCGGCGGGTTGAGCCGCCTGCTGGCCGACCATGACGCGGTGGTGTTCTCCGCCGGTGCCGGTGGCGGCAATCCGGCCCGTACCTATGCCGTGGACCGTGATGCCGCGATGCGCACCGTCGACGCCGCCGCGCAGTCCGGCGTTCGACGGTTCGTGATGGTGTCCTACTTCGGAGCCGGCCCCGATCACGGTGTGCCCGAAGGCGATTCCTTTTATCCGTACGCGCAGGCCAAAGCCGCCGCCGACGCCCATCTGCGTGCCACCGACTTGGATTGGACGGTGCTGGGTCCGAGCCGGCTCACCGCGGAGCCGGCGACCGGCCGGATCGCCGTCGGCCCCGACACCGGCAAGGCGCAGGTTTCCCGCGGCAACGTCGCGTTAGCGATCGCGGCCTGCCTGGCTGACGACGCGACCATCGGCCGCACCATCGAATTCAATGACGGCCCCACCCCGATCCCGGAGGCACTCGCCGGCGGCCCGGCCGAGTAA
- a CDS encoding enoyl-CoA hydratase, which yields MTAIDSGIDTLAAVAGLSVALTDGVLSVTIDRPDSLNSVTTGVLAGIADAMEAAARDPRVRVVRFGGAGRGFCSGAGISAEDATDELATEIIIEANRAIRAMVALPRPIVAVVQGPAAGIGVSLALACDLIVASEKAFFLLAFTKIGLMPDGGASALVAAAIGRTRAMRLALLAERLSAADALEWGLISAVHPAEEFDAEVDKLMASLLAGPAAALAKTKHAINTATLTELDATLDREYVGQSVLLNSHDFREGTRAFQERRSPHFTDN from the coding sequence ATGACTGCAATCGACTCCGGCATCGACACCCTCGCAGCGGTGGCAGGCCTGTCCGTCGCCCTGACCGACGGGGTGCTCTCGGTGACCATCGACCGCCCCGACAGCCTCAACTCGGTGACCACCGGAGTGCTGGCCGGGATCGCCGACGCCATGGAGGCTGCCGCCCGCGACCCCCGGGTGCGGGTGGTGCGGTTCGGCGGCGCGGGTCGCGGCTTCTGTTCGGGAGCCGGGATCAGCGCCGAGGATGCGACCGACGAACTGGCGACCGAGATCATCATCGAAGCCAACCGGGCGATCCGGGCGATGGTCGCGCTGCCCAGGCCGATTGTGGCCGTGGTGCAGGGCCCGGCGGCTGGCATCGGCGTATCGCTGGCGCTGGCCTGCGACCTGATCGTGGCCTCCGAGAAGGCGTTTTTCCTGTTGGCGTTCACCAAGATTGGGCTGATGCCCGACGGCGGCGCTTCGGCGCTGGTCGCCGCGGCCATCGGCCGGACACGCGCCATGCGGCTGGCCCTGCTGGCCGAACGACTCTCGGCCGCCGACGCATTGGAGTGGGGACTGATCAGCGCGGTGCACCCGGCCGAGGAGTTCGACGCCGAGGTGGACAAGCTAATGGCCAGCCTGCTGGCCGGACCCGCCGCAGCCTTGGCCAAGACCAAGCACGCCATCAACACCGCGACCCTGACCGAACTCGATGCCACGCTGGACCGCGAATACGTCGGACAGTCGGTTCTGTTGAACTCCCACGACTTCCGCGAAGGCACCCGGGCGTTTCAGGAGCGACGCTCCCCCCACTTCACCGACAACTGA
- a CDS encoding crotonase/enoyl-CoA hydratase family protein: MSEGAVLVERRGNVLLITINRPDARNAINGAVSAGIGDALAQAQADDEVRAVVLTGAGDKSFSAGADLKAIANRENIFHPEHPEWGFAGYVQHFIDKPTIAAVNGTALGGGTELALASDLVIAEQRAQFGLPEVKRGLVAGAGGVFRIVDQLPRKVALELLYTGDPISAADAAQWGLVNRVVEDGKALEAALELAERITGNAPLSVQASKRIAYGVDDGVITDEVAGWARTGREFSTLLRSEDAKEGPRAFAEKRAPVWKAR; the protein is encoded by the coding sequence GTGAGTGAAGGGGCCGTTCTGGTAGAGCGGCGCGGAAACGTCCTGCTCATCACGATCAACCGGCCCGACGCCCGCAACGCCATCAACGGCGCCGTGAGCGCCGGCATCGGTGACGCACTGGCACAGGCGCAGGCCGACGACGAGGTTCGCGCGGTGGTGCTCACCGGCGCCGGCGACAAGTCCTTCAGCGCCGGAGCCGACCTCAAGGCGATCGCCAACCGGGAGAACATCTTCCACCCCGAACACCCGGAGTGGGGCTTCGCCGGTTACGTGCAGCACTTCATCGACAAGCCCACCATCGCCGCGGTCAACGGCACCGCACTCGGTGGCGGGACCGAGTTGGCGCTGGCCAGCGACCTGGTGATCGCCGAGCAGCGGGCCCAGTTCGGGCTGCCCGAGGTCAAGCGGGGTCTGGTCGCCGGGGCGGGCGGCGTGTTCCGCATCGTCGACCAGCTGCCCCGCAAGGTTGCCCTCGAACTGCTCTACACCGGGGACCCGATCTCCGCGGCCGACGCGGCCCAGTGGGGATTGGTCAACCGGGTGGTCGAGGACGGCAAAGCCCTCGAAGCAGCGCTGGAGCTGGCCGAACGCATCACCGGCAATGCACCGTTGTCGGTGCAGGCCAGCAAGCGGATCGCCTACGGGGTCGACGACGGCGTCATCACCGACGAGGTGGCGGGCTGGGCCAGGACCGGACGCGAGTTCTCCACCCTGCTTCGGTCCGAGGATGCCAAGGAAGGACCCCGGGCGTTCGCCGAGAAGCGCGCGCCGGTGTGGAAGGCACGTTGA
- a CDS encoding CaiB/BaiF CoA transferase family protein, producing the protein MAGPLAGLRVIELAGIGPGPHAAMILGDLGADVVRVDRQPKFGGGPSKDAMLRNRRSVTADLKSPEGRDLVLALVANADVLIEGFRPGVTERLGLGPEDCAKVNERLIYGRMTGWGQSGPRSQQAGHDINYISITGVLHAIGRNGEKPVPPLNLAGDFGGGSMFLLVGILAALWERQTSGKGQVIDAAMVDGASVLSAMMWSFRAQGMWNDERGVNMLDTGAPYYDTYECSDGRYVSVGAIEPQFYAELLAKLELDPAALPAQNDVTSWPQLRATLTEAFAAHDRDHWTAVFAGSDACVAPVLAFGEVEADSHIAERDTFYDVNGYLQPMPAPRFSRTAPEVPTPPAVLGADNETILNDWV; encoded by the coding sequence ATGGCGGGACCACTGGCGGGGCTGCGGGTCATCGAACTGGCCGGGATCGGACCGGGGCCGCACGCGGCGATGATCCTGGGCGACCTGGGCGCCGACGTGGTCCGCGTGGATCGGCAGCCGAAGTTCGGTGGTGGACCCAGCAAGGACGCCATGCTGCGCAACCGGCGTTCGGTGACCGCCGACTTGAAGTCGCCGGAAGGGCGCGATCTGGTGCTGGCGCTGGTGGCCAACGCCGATGTGCTGATCGAGGGCTTCCGCCCGGGCGTCACCGAGCGGCTGGGCCTGGGTCCCGAGGACTGCGCCAAGGTCAACGAAAGGCTGATCTACGGCCGGATGACCGGCTGGGGCCAATCCGGTCCGCGTTCCCAGCAGGCCGGCCATGACATCAACTACATCTCGATCACCGGCGTGCTGCACGCGATCGGCCGCAACGGCGAGAAGCCGGTGCCGCCGCTGAACCTGGCCGGCGACTTCGGTGGTGGGTCGATGTTCCTGCTGGTCGGCATCTTGGCTGCGCTGTGGGAACGTCAGACCTCGGGCAAGGGGCAGGTGATCGACGCGGCGATGGTCGACGGGGCCAGCGTGCTGTCGGCCATGATGTGGAGCTTCCGTGCTCAGGGCATGTGGAATGACGAGCGTGGGGTCAACATGCTCGACACCGGAGCGCCCTACTACGACACCTACGAATGCTCCGATGGGCGGTACGTGTCGGTCGGTGCCATCGAGCCGCAGTTCTACGCCGAACTGCTGGCCAAGCTGGAGCTGGATCCCGCGGCGTTGCCGGCGCAGAACGACGTGACCAGCTGGCCCCAGTTGCGGGCCACTCTCACCGAGGCGTTCGCCGCCCACGACCGCGATCACTGGACCGCGGTGTTCGCCGGCTCGGATGCCTGCGTGGCACCGGTACTGGCGTTCGGCGAGGTTGAGGCCGATTCGCACATCGCCGAACGTGACACCTTCTACGACGTCAACGGCTATCTGCAGCCGATGCCGGCGCCGCGGTTCTCTCGAACCGCTCCCGAGGTCCCCACGCCGCCGGCCGTTCTGGGAGCCGACAACGAGACCATCCTGAACGACTGGGTATAG
- a CDS encoding class I SAM-dependent methyltransferase, producing MTAPDTLDNPLFARIWTFMSSHETDWLRDRRRENLAGLSGRVLEVGAGTGSNFAFYPETVTEVVAAEPESQLRDAALIAAAAAPVPVTVVASTVEALDAGEPFDAIVCSLVLCSVDRPQDVLRQLYTLLKPGGELRYFEHVASPGLRGGLQRVADATFWPRLFGNCHTHRDTEQAITAAGFAVTASRRGHQFPAWAPLPVSEFALGSASRPA from the coding sequence ATGACTGCACCGGACACCCTGGACAACCCGCTATTCGCCCGGATTTGGACGTTCATGTCGAGCCACGAGACCGACTGGCTGCGCGATCGGCGCCGGGAGAACCTCGCGGGCTTGAGCGGGCGGGTTCTGGAGGTCGGCGCGGGCACCGGAAGCAACTTCGCCTTCTATCCCGAGACTGTGACCGAGGTGGTGGCAGCCGAACCTGAATCTCAGCTACGCGATGCCGCGCTGATTGCCGCGGCAGCGGCGCCGGTACCGGTCACCGTGGTGGCCAGCACCGTCGAGGCCCTCGACGCCGGGGAGCCGTTCGACGCGATCGTGTGCTCCCTGGTGCTGTGCTCGGTGGACCGTCCCCAGGACGTGCTGCGCCAGCTCTACACCTTGCTGAAGCCCGGGGGAGAGCTGCGCTACTTCGAACATGTCGCCAGCCCCGGCCTGCGAGGCGGACTGCAGCGGGTGGCCGACGCCACCTTCTGGCCGCGTCTGTTCGGCAACTGCCACACCCACCGCGACACCGAGCAGGCGATCACCGCGGCTGGGTTCGCGGTGACGGCGTCGCGGCGCGGCCACCAGTTCCCGGCGTGGGCGCCGCTGCCGGTGTCGGAATTTGCGTTGGGTTCGGCAAGCCGCCCGGCCTGA
- a CDS encoding NAD(P)H-dependent flavin oxidoreductase — translation MAITTKFTETFGVEHPIAQGGMQWVGRAELVAAVANAGALGFLTALTQPTPADLANEIAKTRDLTDKPFGVNLTILPAINPPPYDEYRQVIVDAGIKIVETAGSNPAPHLPMFHDNGIKVLHKCTSVRHAVKAQSLGVDGISIDGFECAGHPGEDDVPGLVLIPAAAAQIEIPMIASGGFADARGLVAALALGADGVNMGSRFMCTVESCIHQNVKEAIVAGDERGTELIFRSLHNTARVASNQVSREVVEILKNGGQFPDVQELVAGVRGRRVFDEGDVDAGIWTVGTAMGLINDIPTCDELVSRMVSEAEEIILGRLGNMVEDDDEENVA, via the coding sequence ATGGCTATTACAACGAAGTTCACCGAGACGTTCGGGGTCGAGCACCCCATCGCCCAGGGCGGCATGCAGTGGGTGGGGCGCGCGGAACTGGTGGCGGCCGTGGCCAACGCCGGTGCGCTGGGGTTCCTCACCGCACTCACGCAGCCGACGCCGGCGGATCTGGCCAACGAGATCGCCAAGACTCGGGACCTGACCGACAAGCCGTTCGGCGTGAACCTGACCATCCTGCCGGCGATCAACCCGCCGCCGTATGACGAGTACCGCCAGGTGATCGTCGACGCCGGCATCAAGATCGTCGAGACCGCCGGCTCCAACCCGGCGCCGCACCTGCCGATGTTTCACGACAACGGGATCAAGGTCCTGCACAAGTGCACCTCGGTCCGGCATGCGGTCAAGGCGCAGAGCCTGGGTGTGGACGGCATCAGCATCGACGGGTTCGAGTGCGCCGGGCACCCCGGCGAAGACGACGTTCCCGGCCTGGTCCTGATCCCGGCCGCGGCGGCTCAGATCGAGATCCCGATGATCGCCTCCGGGGGTTTCGCCGACGCTCGCGGCCTGGTCGCGGCGCTGGCGCTGGGAGCCGACGGCGTCAACATGGGTTCACGCTTCATGTGCACGGTGGAGTCCTGCATCCACCAGAACGTCAAGGAAGCGATCGTCGCCGGTGACGAGCGTGGCACCGAACTGATCTTCCGGTCGCTGCACAACACCGCGCGAGTGGCCAGCAACCAGGTGTCGCGCGAGGTGGTCGAGATCCTCAAGAACGGCGGTCAGTTCCCCGACGTTCAAGAGCTGGTGGCCGGCGTGCGCGGCCGCCGCGTCTTCGACGAAGGTGACGTGGACGCCGGCATCTGGACCGTCGGCACCGCGATGGGCCTGATCAACGACATCCCCACCTGCGATGAGCTGGTATCGCGGATGGTGTCGGAGGCCGAGGAGATCATCCTCGGACGCCTGGGCAACATGGTCGAGGACGACGACGAGGAGAACGTCGCCTGA
- a CDS encoding gamma carbonic anhydrase family protein, whose product MPEPLIISIGDFVPQRHAQSWVAPNATLIGQVSLAAGASVWYSATLRAEVEPIEIGAESNIQDGVTIHVDKDFPCRVGEHVSVGHNAVLHGCTIGDGCLIGMGAIVLNGAVVGEGSLVAAGAVIPQGMVVPPRSLVAGVPGKVRRELSDAEVDNNRYNAVGYGLLRELHRAN is encoded by the coding sequence GTGCCTGAGCCACTGATCATCTCGATCGGGGACTTTGTTCCGCAGCGGCACGCCCAGTCATGGGTGGCACCCAACGCGACCCTGATCGGCCAGGTCAGCCTGGCCGCCGGGGCCAGCGTTTGGTATTCGGCGACGCTGCGCGCCGAGGTCGAACCGATCGAGATCGGTGCCGAGTCCAACATCCAAGACGGGGTCACCATCCACGTCGACAAGGACTTTCCCTGCCGAGTCGGCGAACACGTCAGCGTCGGGCATAACGCCGTGCTGCATGGCTGCACCATCGGCGATGGCTGTCTGATCGGGATGGGGGCGATCGTGCTCAACGGTGCGGTGGTGGGCGAGGGGTCGCTCGTCGCCGCCGGCGCGGTGATCCCGCAGGGCATGGTGGTGCCGCCCCGATCGCTGGTGGCGGGGGTGCCGGGCAAAGTGCGGCGCGAACTCAGCGACGCCGAAGTCGACAACAACCGGTACAACGCGGTCGGTTATGGGCTGTTGAGGGAACTACATCGGGCGAACTAG
- a CDS encoding CPBP family intramembrane glutamic endopeptidase, translating to MTQISPVRPGLLREITKIVTKVAPPYHEPRAVVQRRRVVVGIVVVIGAAVLSLMHSKLPGDPAFYWLSLVLAAVWTVGAVAAGPLHLGVLRFRGRNERPVFTGTGVGLVLGSVFLLGGLAVQDIPLLANQVVAILTYTTEVSWRLVVVIALVNAIAEELFFRGALFSAFGRRSPMVFSTLLYVAAMMTAGNLMVGLAALVLGTVCAIERRATGGILAPVITHMVWGLMMVVALPPIFGL from the coding sequence ATGACCCAGATCAGTCCAGTCCGTCCTGGCCTGCTGCGCGAGATCACCAAAATCGTCACCAAAGTCGCACCGCCCTATCACGAACCACGGGCAGTGGTGCAGCGCCGCCGGGTCGTGGTCGGGATCGTGGTGGTGATCGGTGCCGCGGTGCTCAGCCTGATGCACAGCAAGCTGCCGGGTGACCCGGCGTTCTACTGGCTGTCGCTGGTATTGGCCGCAGTCTGGACGGTGGGTGCGGTCGCGGCCGGACCGTTGCACCTGGGCGTGCTGAGGTTCCGGGGGCGCAACGAGCGGCCGGTGTTCACCGGTACCGGCGTGGGTCTGGTGCTCGGTTCCGTTTTCCTGCTCGGCGGGCTTGCGGTTCAAGACATTCCGCTGCTGGCCAATCAGGTGGTCGCGATCCTGACCTACACCACCGAGGTGTCCTGGCGGCTGGTGGTGGTGATCGCGCTGGTCAACGCGATCGCCGAGGAGTTGTTCTTCCGCGGCGCCCTATTCAGCGCGTTCGGTCGCCGCTCCCCGATGGTGTTCTCCACCCTGCTCTACGTCGCGGCGATGATGACCGCAGGCAACCTCATGGTGGGACTGGCTGCGCTGGTGCTCGGTACCGTCTGCGCCATCGAACGCCGCGCCACCGGTGGCATCCTGGCGCCGGTGATCACCCACATGGTGTGGGGGCTGATGATGGTTGTGGCGTTGCCGCCGATCTTCGGGCTCTAG
- a CDS encoding 3-hydroxyacyl-CoA dehydrogenase: MQIKDAVAVVTGGASGLGLATAKRLLDAGGQVVVIDLRGEDTVKELGDRARFVEANVADPEAVTAALDVAESMGPVRINVNCAGIGNAIKTLSKDGAFPLDAFTKIIQVNLIGTFNVLRLSAERIAKTEPIDGERGVIINTASVAAFEGQIGQAAYSASKGGVVGMTLPIARDLSRDLIRVCTIAPGLFKTPLLGSLPEEAQKSLGAQVPHPSRLGDPDEYGALAEHIINNPMLNGEVIRLDGAIRMAPR, encoded by the coding sequence GTGCAGATCAAGGACGCGGTAGCCGTTGTCACCGGCGGTGCTTCCGGATTGGGTTTGGCGACAGCCAAGCGCCTGCTGGACGCCGGCGGACAGGTCGTGGTGATCGACCTCAGGGGTGAGGACACCGTCAAGGAGCTCGGCGACCGGGCCCGCTTCGTGGAGGCCAATGTGGCCGACCCCGAGGCCGTGACCGCTGCACTGGACGTCGCTGAGTCCATGGGACCGGTGCGGATCAACGTCAACTGCGCCGGCATCGGCAACGCGATCAAAACGCTGAGCAAAGACGGCGCCTTCCCGCTGGATGCCTTCACCAAGATCATTCAGGTGAACCTGATCGGCACTTTCAACGTCCTGCGGCTCTCGGCCGAGCGGATCGCCAAGACCGAGCCGATCGACGGCGAGCGTGGGGTCATCATCAACACCGCTTCGGTGGCGGCGTTCGAGGGTCAGATCGGGCAGGCCGCCTACTCGGCGTCCAAGGGCGGTGTGGTCGGCATGACCCTGCCGATCGCGCGTGACCTCTCGCGCGACCTGATCCGGGTGTGCACCATCGCGCCGGGCCTGTTCAAGACCCCGCTGCTGGGCTCGCTGCCCGAGGAGGCGCAGAAGTCGCTGGGCGCGCAGGTGCCGCACCCGTCGCGGCTCGGCGACCCCGACGAGTACGGCGCGCTGGCCGAGCACATCATCAACAACCCGATGCTCAACGGCGAGGTCATCCGCCTCGACGGTGCCATCCGGATGGCCCCCCGATGA